The Manihot esculenta cultivar AM560-2 chromosome 1, M.esculenta_v8, whole genome shotgun sequence genome has a window encoding:
- the LOC110621817 gene encoding copper transporter 6: MDHGNHDMRGMGPTMNNTNTTGGMMMHTHHRMMMHMTFFWGNNAEILFDGWPGTRPGMYVLALIFVFCLAFIGEWLSHCQLMKPGSTHIASGLIQTILHAVRIGLAYLVMLAVMSFNGGVFLVAVAGHTLGFLFFGSRVFKKSPPSDKTSDAPLMSC, from the coding sequence ATGGATCATGGTAATCATGATATGCGAGGGATGGGTCCAACCATGAACAACACCAACACCACCGGAGGGATGATGATGCACACCCACCACAGGATGATGATGCATATGACCTTCTTCTGGGGCAACAATGCTGAAATTCTCTTCGATGGCTGGCCTGGCACCAGACCTGGAATGTATGTTTTGGCCCTCATATTTGTTTTTTGCTTAGCTTTTATTGGTGAGTGGCTCTCTCATTGCCAATTGATGAAGCCGGGTTCAACCCATATAGCTTCCGGTTTAATCCAGACTATCTTGCACGCTGTAAGGATTGGTTTGGCCTACCTGGTGATGTTAGCTGTTATGTCCTTCAATGGTGGTGTGTTTTTGGTGGCTGTGGCAGGTCATACTCTTGGGTTCTTGTTCTTTGGGAGTAGGGTTTTCAAGAAATCGCCACCGTCTGATAAAACCTCTGATGCTCCTCTGATGAGTTGCTGA
- the LOC110621055 gene encoding uncharacterized protein LOC110621055 isoform X1 — translation MAVDQHYTESSLLPPYSQFFTDDNTNGLSGNNNKHLSQTCPSCFTSSDFGSELSSPVDSELGSAVSDSDQDYDYIAELTRQMAHYMLQDDGNRRENEAWSLAGSLQSTKWSPFGSSKEEVSTFENLKMNEEKSRHKNSERFLAPRKPRNSNLEIHSKQALIDYQIQAIQFYKLRQEQIMKQKQESRYWGKQANGFNHVELDTQAARPVHQSKGRACAGFGNRQKVSWANMRQQQRAGSDMTAVFLSESGPRNVSCGTGVFLPRGIGNTCESRKKPGCSTVLIPARVVQALKLHSEKMGSESRSNRASFPVQQDALLGDVRYDLQFQKKSQSRTTPAKNQEMGLPQEWTY, via the exons ATGGCCGTTGACCAGCACTACACCGAGTCATCATTGCTTCCTCCTTACTCCCAGTTTTTTACTGACGATAACACCAATGGTCTCTCAGGGAACAACAACAAACACCTTAGCCAAACCTGCCCTTCTTGCTTTACTTCATCTGATTTTGGTTCTGAACTCAGCTCACCTGTTGATTCTGAACTGGGTTCAGCTGTGTCAGATAGTGATCAAGACTACGATTACATTGCTGAGTTGACTCGCCAAATGGCTCACTACATGCTCCAAGATGATGGCAACAGACGTGAAAATGAG GCATGGAGTTTGGCTGGTTCCCTCCAATCAACAAAGTGGTCTCCGTTTGGGTCAAGCAAAGAAGAAGTATCTACGTTTGAGAACTTGAAGATGAACGAAGAGAAGTCCAGGCATAAGAATAGTGAAAGATTTTTAGCCCCAAGGAAACCCAGAAACTCAAATCTTGAGATTCATTCTAAGCAAGCATTAATTGATTACCAAATCCAAGCCATTCAA TTCTATAAACTCAGACAAGAGCAGATTATGAAGCAAAAACAGGAGTCTCGGTATTGGGGAAAACAAGCAAATGGGTTTAATCACGTTGAGCTTGATACACAAGCAGCCAGGCCAGTTCATCAAAGCAAAGGCAGAGCTTGTGCCGGGTTTGGTAACAGACAAAAGGTTTCGTGGGCTAATATGCGGCAGCAACAGAGAGCCGGTTCAGATATGACAGCAGTTTTCCTCAGTGAATCCGGTCCAAGAAATGTTTCTTGTGGGACAGGGGTGTTCTTGCCCAGAGGAATCGGCAATACTTGTGAGTCACGTAAGAAACCAG GGTGTTCCACTGTTCTTATACCGGCAAGAGTTGTACAAGCCCTAAAACTTCACTCTGAAAAAATGGGTTCTGAATCAAGATCCAATAGAGCTAGTTTCCCAGTTCAACAAG ATGCCTTACTGGGTGATGTGAGGTATGATCTGCAATTCCAGAAAAAGAGCCAGTCCAGGACGACGCCGGCAAAGAACCAAGAGATGGGTCTGCCTCAGGAATGGACATATTGA
- the LOC110621055 gene encoding uncharacterized protein LOC110621055 isoform X2 codes for MAVDQHYTESSLLPPYSQFFTDDNTNGLSGNNNKHLSQTCPSCFTSSDFGSELSSPVDSELGSAVSDSDQDYDYIAELTRQMAHYMLQDDGNRRENEAWSLAGSLQSTKWSPFGSSKEEVSTFENLKMNEEKSRHKNSERFLAPRKPRNSNLEIHSKQALIDYQIQAIQFYKLRQEQIMKQKQESRYWGKQANGFNHVELDTQAARPVHQSKGRACAGFGNRQKVSWANMRQQQRAGSDMTAVFLSESGPRNVSCGTGVFLPRGIGNTCESRKKPDALLGDVRYDLQFQKKSQSRTTPAKNQEMGLPQEWTY; via the exons ATGGCCGTTGACCAGCACTACACCGAGTCATCATTGCTTCCTCCTTACTCCCAGTTTTTTACTGACGATAACACCAATGGTCTCTCAGGGAACAACAACAAACACCTTAGCCAAACCTGCCCTTCTTGCTTTACTTCATCTGATTTTGGTTCTGAACTCAGCTCACCTGTTGATTCTGAACTGGGTTCAGCTGTGTCAGATAGTGATCAAGACTACGATTACATTGCTGAGTTGACTCGCCAAATGGCTCACTACATGCTCCAAGATGATGGCAACAGACGTGAAAATGAG GCATGGAGTTTGGCTGGTTCCCTCCAATCAACAAAGTGGTCTCCGTTTGGGTCAAGCAAAGAAGAAGTATCTACGTTTGAGAACTTGAAGATGAACGAAGAGAAGTCCAGGCATAAGAATAGTGAAAGATTTTTAGCCCCAAGGAAACCCAGAAACTCAAATCTTGAGATTCATTCTAAGCAAGCATTAATTGATTACCAAATCCAAGCCATTCAA TTCTATAAACTCAGACAAGAGCAGATTATGAAGCAAAAACAGGAGTCTCGGTATTGGGGAAAACAAGCAAATGGGTTTAATCACGTTGAGCTTGATACACAAGCAGCCAGGCCAGTTCATCAAAGCAAAGGCAGAGCTTGTGCCGGGTTTGGTAACAGACAAAAGGTTTCGTGGGCTAATATGCGGCAGCAACAGAGAGCCGGTTCAGATATGACAGCAGTTTTCCTCAGTGAATCCGGTCCAAGAAATGTTTCTTGTGGGACAGGGGTGTTCTTGCCCAGAGGAATCGGCAATACTTGTGAGTCACGTAAGAAACCAG ATGCCTTACTGGGTGATGTGAGGTATGATCTGCAATTCCAGAAAAAGAGCCAGTCCAGGACGACGCCGGCAAAGAACCAAGAGATGGGTCTGCCTCAGGAATGGACATATTGA